One stretch of Chitinophaga pendula DNA includes these proteins:
- a CDS encoding YciI family protein, giving the protein MPNYIILMREPDGRTGTHTREEIAAHQQHWQSWMGQWRSKLTGGKGLTLNGRLIKGRDAQVSDGIHQVGTEIVGGFLLLTADNLDEAVEIARGCPIYEFDGYAEVRELQ; this is encoded by the coding sequence ATGCCCAATTACATCATTCTGATGCGGGAACCTGACGGCCGCACCGGCACACATACTCGGGAAGAAATAGCTGCTCACCAGCAACACTGGCAATCCTGGATGGGCCAGTGGCGATCCAAGCTCACCGGCGGCAAGGGGCTTACCCTTAATGGCAGGCTGATCAAGGGCAGGGATGCCCAGGTCAGCGATGGCATCCACCAGGTAGGCACGGAAATAGTAGGCGGATTCCTCCTGCTTACCGCTGATAACCTGGACGAGGCGGTAGAAATTGCCCGGGGATGTCCTATTTATGAATTTGACGGCTATGCGGAGGTGAGAGAGTTACAATAA
- a CDS encoding DUF721 domain-containing protein has translation MRYGFTSIGDALNEYINKSRMKPRYMEVRIQENWEKLMGKTIARYTQSIQLIDHKLFISTSVAPLKHELNYSKDKIIKLVNEMLGETVVREVIIK, from the coding sequence ATGCGTTACGGATTTACCAGTATTGGGGATGCACTGAATGAATATATCAACAAAAGCCGGATGAAACCCCGGTATATGGAGGTGCGTATCCAGGAGAACTGGGAAAAGTTGATGGGGAAGACCATCGCCCGTTATACGCAGAGTATACAGCTGATAGACCATAAGCTCTTCATTTCTACTTCCGTCGCTCCCCTGAAACATGAACTGAACTACTCTAAAGACAAGATCATCAAGCTGGTCAATGAGATGTTAGGCGAAACGGTCGTCAGGGAGGTCATCATCAAATAA
- a CDS encoding DUF4252 domain-containing protein codes for MKRISILTFVLVAVLAVPALAQKKYLRQFHRKYVDKAETHRIGVGGFFVKLASWVIPAEGDEDTKNLKRILGKVGGIKIYTIESENGRSVINPDDIAALKQKLVKKGHFESLMEVRSDGDIVHVMNSGKDDEIGNLVVLVNDDDQMVMIHLRTRLKMSDLDFVMKELGNKGFLKPEVAKELQEQSPVSTPAKDSSVTSNTALTTTATVH; via the coding sequence ATGAAACGTATATCCATCCTGACCTTCGTATTAGTAGCGGTACTGGCCGTACCAGCCCTGGCCCAAAAGAAATATCTGCGCCAGTTCCATCGTAAGTATGTAGACAAAGCCGAAACCCACCGTATCGGTGTAGGCGGTTTTTTTGTAAAGCTGGCCAGCTGGGTAATACCTGCCGAAGGCGATGAAGACACCAAAAACCTGAAACGTATACTCGGCAAAGTAGGGGGTATCAAAATATACACCATCGAGTCGGAGAACGGCCGCAGCGTGATCAACCCAGACGATATTGCCGCCCTGAAACAGAAGCTGGTAAAAAAAGGACATTTCGAGTCACTGATGGAAGTACGCAGCGACGGTGATATCGTCCATGTGATGAACAGCGGCAAAGACGACGAGATCGGCAACCTCGTCGTGCTGGTCAACGACGACGACCAGATGGTGATGATACACCTCCGTACCCGCCTGAAGATGTCGGACCTTGACTTCGTGATGAAAGAGCTGGGAAATAAAGGTTTCCTGAAACCGGAGGTCGCTAAAGAACTGCAGGAGCAGTCGCCTGTCAGCACTCCTGCCAAAGACAGTAGCGTTACTTCCAATACCGCACTCACCACCACGGCTACCGTACACTAA
- a CDS encoding DUF4252 domain-containing protein, producing the protein MKKRLFLLLLVLGSLRVSAQQGSVIDRFFEKYESDRSFTLVSITPKMFSMFSKVSVNSVEGKRMMQVIQKLRGLRILAKENTKDGPRMFKEATSFLGKDLEDLMVVRDGDSDIRFMVKENSHGNIAELVMLVGGKDEFVAMSLVGDIDLNEISQIAGNLNISGFDKLNKLDRKKL; encoded by the coding sequence ATGAAAAAGCGTCTTTTTTTACTGTTGCTGGTTTTGGGGAGCCTGCGTGTCAGTGCGCAACAGGGGAGTGTTATAGACCGATTTTTTGAGAAGTATGAGTCTGACCGTTCTTTTACCCTGGTGAGCATTACGCCTAAAATGTTCAGCATGTTCAGCAAAGTGTCGGTAAATTCTGTGGAGGGCAAGCGCATGATGCAGGTGATACAGAAACTGAGAGGGCTGCGTATCCTGGCCAAAGAGAACACCAAAGACGGACCACGCATGTTCAAAGAAGCGACCAGCTTCCTGGGTAAAGACTTGGAAGACCTGATGGTCGTACGGGACGGCGACAGCGACATCCGCTTTATGGTCAAAGAGAACAGCCATGGCAACATCGCTGAGCTGGTCATGCTGGTAGGAGGAAAAGATGAGTTTGTAGCCATGAGCCTGGTCGGCGATATCGACCTCAACGAGATCTCCCAGATCGCCGGTAACCTGAACATCAGCGGCTTTGACAAACTCAATAAACTGGACAGAAAGAAACTGTAA
- a CDS encoding RNA polymerase sigma factor yields MSLELFLSQVVPVRQKLYRFAFRLLGNEEDAKDIIQDALLKVWHQQERMAELQNLEAWCMRITRNLALDKIKSRKYRMSEDLERADHVPVAYQQDPHMAAEKQDVMKKVHAIIHTLPEKYRTIIQLRDMDGYSYQEIADILEVEMSEVKINLHRARKAVREKLQNMEVYGI; encoded by the coding sequence ATGTCGTTAGAATTGTTCCTTTCCCAAGTCGTTCCCGTCAGGCAGAAGCTGTACCGCTTCGCATTCCGCCTGTTGGGGAATGAGGAGGATGCGAAGGACATCATTCAGGACGCACTATTAAAAGTATGGCATCAGCAGGAGCGGATGGCGGAACTGCAGAACCTGGAGGCCTGGTGTATGCGCATCACGCGTAACCTGGCGTTGGATAAGATCAAGTCGCGGAAGTACCGCATGTCGGAGGACCTGGAGCGGGCAGACCATGTGCCGGTAGCTTATCAGCAGGACCCGCATATGGCGGCAGAGAAACAGGATGTGATGAAGAAGGTACACGCCATCATACATACCTTACCCGAGAAATACCGTACCATCATACAGCTGCGCGATATGGACGGTTACTCTTACCAGGAGATCGCTGATATCCTGGAGGTGGAGATGAGTGAAGTAAAGATTAACCTGCACCGGGCGCGCAAGGCGGTGCGGGAAAAACTACAAAACATGGAGGTGTATGGAATATAA
- a CDS encoding ABC transporter permease has protein sequence MRFLLRKTGYGLLVLAGVVVLVFFLFNVLPGDPARLTLGQRADVASLENVRKELYLDKPLRTQFLRYINDLSPLGIHARSDLQDKLHGVALLPLPGDRVLALKTPYLRRSYQGKKEVWQILTEALPGTLVLALAAMLFATVVGISLGVLSAVKQHTWLDTGAVFASVAGISVPSFFAGIVLAYLFGFVLSAYTGLHMTGSLFDTDPFAGRQLNLGNLVLPAITLGIRPLAIIVQLTRGAMLDVLHQDYIRTAYAKGLGRRAVIWRHALPNALNPVVTAITGWFAELLAGAFFVEYIFGWKGIGKVTVDALEKFDFPVLMGSVLFTAGIFVIINLLADLLYTLIDPRIKL, from the coding sequence TTGCGATTCCTCTTAAGAAAGACCGGGTATGGATTACTGGTACTGGCTGGTGTGGTCGTGCTGGTGTTTTTCCTGTTCAACGTCTTACCCGGTGATCCTGCCCGGCTGACACTGGGGCAGCGGGCGGATGTGGCCTCCCTGGAGAATGTCCGCAAAGAGCTGTACCTGGACAAACCCCTGCGTACACAATTCCTGCGCTATATTAACGACCTTTCCCCGCTGGGTATACATGCCCGTAGTGACTTGCAGGATAAGCTGCACGGGGTGGCGCTGTTGCCGCTGCCGGGCGATCGGGTGCTGGCGTTGAAGACGCCTTATCTGCGTCGTTCTTACCAGGGGAAAAAAGAGGTATGGCAGATCCTGACGGAGGCGCTGCCCGGTACGCTGGTGCTGGCGCTGGCGGCTATGCTGTTCGCCACGGTGGTAGGGATATCACTGGGCGTCTTGTCCGCTGTAAAGCAGCATACCTGGCTGGATACGGGCGCCGTATTTGCCAGTGTGGCGGGGATATCGGTCCCTTCATTTTTTGCCGGCATCGTACTGGCGTATTTATTTGGTTTTGTACTGAGTGCTTATACCGGGTTGCATATGACGGGCAGCCTTTTCGATACCGATCCTTTTGCCGGGCGGCAGCTGAACCTGGGCAACCTGGTACTGCCGGCCATCACCCTGGGCATCCGGCCGCTAGCCATCATCGTACAGCTGACCCGCGGGGCTATGCTGGACGTATTGCACCAGGACTATATCCGGACGGCCTATGCCAAGGGGCTGGGGCGGCGGGCGGTGATCTGGCGGCATGCGCTGCCTAATGCCCTGAACCCGGTGGTGACAGCCATCACCGGATGGTTTGCCGAGCTGCTGGCAGGGGCTTTCTTCGTAGAATATATCTTTGGCTGGAAGGGCATCGGCAAGGTCACGGTAGATGCGCTGGAGAAGTTCGACTTCCCCGTATTAATGGGATCTGTACTGTTTACGGCCGGTATCTTTGTGATCATCAATCTGCTGGCCGACCTCTTATATACCTTGATAGATCCCCGGATCAAGCTATAG
- a CDS encoding BT_3928 family protein: MKIVLNLLRIIVGVLFIFSGLIKANDPLGLSYKMEEFFEVLHLTFLSPYSLAFSVLMNAFEIIAGVAVLLGYRMRLFSFLLLLLILFFTFLTGFALYSGKIRECGCFGDCIKLSAEGTFYKDVALLVMILVIFIYRDRIQPLFSAKAVGTLMILFTVFSFGIQWYTLRHLPFVDCLAYKVGNNIPDKMKLPPGATPDVFETVLIYEKNGEKKEFTMENYPWQDSAWVYVDRKDKLVKKGNAEPAIKDFILTDFDGVNQTQVILTELKPVYLFLVKNVDEAGSGWDAKMRGIQEKAAGSGALIYGITASGKEATDAFKQQHGLNFPFVQMDGVAIKTAGRSNPCLILLEKGTIKGKWHYNDIP, from the coding sequence ATGAAGATCGTCCTAAACCTGTTACGCATTATAGTAGGAGTGCTGTTTATCTTTTCCGGTCTGATCAAAGCGAATGACCCGCTGGGGCTGAGCTATAAGATGGAAGAGTTTTTCGAGGTACTGCACCTGACGTTCCTGTCCCCTTACTCGCTGGCATTTTCTGTATTGATGAATGCTTTTGAGATCATTGCCGGTGTGGCGGTGTTACTGGGATACCGGATGCGCCTGTTCTCCTTCCTACTGCTGTTGCTGATCCTGTTCTTTACTTTCCTGACAGGCTTTGCACTATATAGCGGTAAGATACGCGAATGCGGTTGTTTTGGCGATTGTATCAAATTGTCTGCCGAAGGTACGTTCTACAAGGATGTAGCGCTGCTGGTGATGATACTGGTGATCTTTATCTACCGGGATCGTATCCAGCCATTGTTCAGCGCCAAAGCAGTGGGAACACTGATGATCCTTTTCACCGTTTTCTCTTTCGGCATTCAGTGGTATACCTTGCGTCACTTACCATTTGTAGACTGCCTGGCTTATAAGGTGGGTAACAATATCCCGGACAAGATGAAGCTGCCTCCCGGCGCTACACCAGATGTATTTGAGACGGTACTGATCTATGAAAAGAACGGAGAGAAAAAGGAGTTCACCATGGAGAACTATCCCTGGCAGGACAGCGCATGGGTCTATGTAGACCGTAAGGATAAGCTGGTGAAGAAAGGGAATGCAGAGCCGGCGATCAAAGATTTTATACTTACCGACTTTGACGGTGTGAACCAGACGCAGGTGATCCTGACGGAGTTGAAGCCGGTATACCTGTTCCTCGTCAAGAATGTAGATGAAGCCGGTAGCGGTTGGGATGCCAAAATGAGAGGCATCCAGGAAAAAGCTGCCGGTTCCGGCGCCCTGATATACGGTATCACTGCATCGGGCAAGGAAGCGACTGATGCTTTCAAACAGCAACACGGCCTTAACTTCCCGTTTGTACAGATGGACGGAGTGGCTATCAAGACGGCCGGCCGTAGTAATCCCTGTCTGATATTGCTGGAGAAGGGAACGATAAAAGGTAAATGGCATTATAACGATATTCCCTGA
- a CDS encoding DUF1599 domain-containing protein, which yields MEQTLAQYQQALAVCKEIFGKKAKDYGTSWRVLRPIAVADQLFIKAQRIRNIQELGTQKVDENIDGEFRAIVNYGIIGLIQLGEHGNPYEDLPVEVALRLYEEQAAFVQSVMLDKNHDYGEAWRNMSQESFVDLILTKLLRIRQIVRNDGKTLISEGIDANLVDIINYALFALIKISEQPVK from the coding sequence ATGGAGCAGACATTGGCACAATACCAGCAGGCGCTGGCGGTATGTAAGGAAATATTTGGCAAGAAAGCGAAGGATTACGGCACCTCCTGGCGGGTATTGCGTCCTATTGCGGTGGCTGATCAGCTGTTCATCAAAGCGCAGCGTATTCGTAATATACAGGAGCTGGGGACGCAGAAGGTGGATGAAAATATCGACGGAGAGTTCCGTGCCATCGTCAACTATGGTATTATCGGGCTGATTCAGTTAGGGGAACATGGGAATCCCTATGAAGACCTGCCAGTGGAAGTAGCGCTGCGGCTGTATGAAGAGCAGGCCGCTTTTGTGCAGTCGGTGATGCTCGACAAAAACCACGACTATGGAGAAGCCTGGCGTAATATGAGCCAGGAGTCTTTTGTAGACCTGATACTCACCAAATTGCTACGCATACGGCAGATCGTCCGTAATGACGGCAAGACCCTGATATCCGAAGGTATCGATGCCAACCTGGTAGATATCATCAACTACGCGCTGTTTGCGCTGATCAAGATCAGCGAACAGCCCGTTAAATAA
- the folP gene encoding dihydropteroate synthase yields MNAANTFTINCRGHLLDLSRPAVMGIINVNDDSFYTESRSKHLHQVLDKAAAHLQAGAAILDLGAQSTRPGAADIGGQAELDHLLPAIHAILHQYPQAVISVDTYRASVAEKALQAGAAIINDISAGELDPDMIHVAAQHRAPYIAMHMQGTPATMQRQPQYGDVVQEVLDYFIRKVAACREAGINDIIIDPGFGFGKTLAHNYTLLKHLRTFHLLQYPLLVGVSRKSMIYKLLETDAANALNGTTAVHTIALQQGAQLLRVHDVAAAVEAIRIVEYMQAQ; encoded by the coding sequence ATGAATGCTGCAAATACTTTTACTATCAACTGCCGCGGACACCTGCTGGATCTCTCCCGCCCGGCTGTCATGGGTATCATTAATGTCAACGACGATTCTTTCTATACGGAAAGCCGCAGTAAACACCTGCACCAGGTGCTCGACAAGGCGGCGGCACATCTGCAGGCGGGCGCCGCCATCCTCGATCTGGGCGCTCAAAGCACCCGCCCCGGCGCCGCCGATATCGGCGGGCAGGCAGAACTCGACCACCTGCTCCCCGCCATCCATGCGATCCTACATCAGTATCCGCAGGCTGTCATTTCAGTAGATACCTACCGCGCCAGCGTCGCCGAAAAAGCCTTGCAGGCCGGCGCCGCTATCATCAACGACATCAGCGCCGGCGAGCTGGACCCGGACATGATCCATGTAGCAGCTCAACATCGTGCACCTTACATCGCCATGCACATGCAGGGCACGCCCGCTACCATGCAACGCCAACCCCAATACGGTGATGTTGTACAGGAAGTGCTGGACTATTTCATCCGCAAAGTAGCCGCCTGCCGCGAAGCAGGCATTAACGATATCATCATAGATCCCGGTTTCGGATTCGGCAAAACCCTTGCACACAACTATACCCTGCTCAAACATCTCCGCACCTTTCATCTGCTGCAATACCCCCTCCTCGTCGGCGTCTCCCGCAAATCCATGATCTATAAACTCCTGGAAACAGATGCCGCCAACGCACTGAATGGCACCACCGCCGTACACACCATCGCCTTGCAACAGGGCGCCCAACTATTACGTGTACACGATGTAGCCGCTGCCGTAGAAGCTATCCGCATAGTAGAATATATGCAGGCGCAATAA
- a CDS encoding diadenylate cyclase produces the protein MMEVFQFYGYKLNWLNILDLLIVIFLIIQLYRLLKGSLAFNIFVGLLMVYAAYFLVQVLNMPILTTILQSFINVGLIAIIIIFQPEIRKFLLVLGKKTPLSKDSFLTKLFLPDKFKSYKEEENMINEIIIAISHMCATRTGALIVIATTYRVKFDTASSISIEGNVSAKLIESIFEKHSPLHDGALIIVGNKILAAKVILPVSENPNLPSRVGLRHRSAVGITEHSDNLAIIVSEERGTVSYAQDGNLIQDISLEELKIKLYEVLVDGYS, from the coding sequence ATGATGGAAGTGTTTCAATTTTATGGATATAAGTTAAATTGGCTGAATATTCTGGACCTGCTGATAGTGATCTTTCTCATTATACAACTATACCGGCTGCTGAAAGGTAGTCTCGCCTTCAATATATTTGTAGGCCTCTTGATGGTATATGCCGCCTACTTCCTGGTGCAGGTACTCAATATGCCGATCCTCACCACCATCCTCCAGAGCTTTATCAACGTCGGCCTGATCGCCATTATCATCATCTTCCAACCCGAGATACGTAAGTTCCTCCTCGTACTGGGCAAAAAAACACCCCTGAGCAAAGACAGCTTCCTTACCAAACTGTTCCTGCCCGACAAATTCAAGAGCTACAAGGAAGAGGAAAATATGATCAATGAGATCATCATCGCTATCAGCCACATGTGCGCCACCCGCACCGGCGCGCTGATCGTCATCGCTACTACCTACCGTGTAAAGTTTGATACCGCCTCCAGCATCTCCATAGAAGGAAATGTAAGCGCCAAATTGATAGAAAGTATCTTCGAAAAACACAGCCCGTTGCACGACGGCGCCCTGATCATCGTCGGCAATAAAATACTGGCCGCTAAAGTCATCCTCCCCGTATCAGAGAATCCTAACCTCCCTTCCCGCGTGGGCCTGCGCCATCGCTCCGCTGTCGGTATCACCGAACATAGCGACAACCTGGCTATCATCGTTTCAGAAGAAAGAGGCACCGTCTCCTATGCACAGGATGGCAACCTGATACAGGACATCTCCCTCGAAGAACTGAAGATCAAACTCTACGAAGTACTGGTAGATGGATACTCCTGA
- a CDS encoding thiol-disulfide oxidoreductase DCC family protein — translation MDITHPVILFDGVCNLCNNSVNFVIRHDRADRFRFASLQSEAATLLAQQYQTSFESRSSFILIEEGKVYQRSTAALRVVRHLGFPYYCLYLFMILPAFLRDAVYNQIARNRYRWFGKKDACMIPTSALRSKFL, via the coding sequence ATGGACATCACCCATCCGGTCATACTATTTGACGGCGTCTGCAATCTCTGTAATAACAGCGTCAACTTCGTCATCCGCCACGATAGAGCGGACCGCTTCCGCTTTGCCTCCCTGCAATCGGAAGCGGCTACCCTCCTTGCACAACAATACCAAACTTCTTTCGAAAGCCGCTCTTCCTTTATATTGATAGAAGAAGGAAAAGTCTATCAACGCAGTACAGCCGCATTACGGGTAGTCCGTCATCTCGGTTTTCCCTATTATTGTCTTTACCTGTTCATGATATTGCCTGCCTTCCTGCGGGATGCCGTCTATAACCAGATCGCCCGTAACCGCTACCGCTGGTTTGGCAAAAAGGACGCCTGTATGATCCCTACCTCTGCATTACGCAGCAAATTCCTCTGA
- a CDS encoding FKBP-type peptidyl-prolyl cis-trans isomerase translates to MKTNKQLLIAASALGLFLASCGGGTGDKKTPLGVDYTVHKAGNGAQLKLGDTVLMNITQKINDSLLTESLKLAGAPVPVVIAKGQQKYDLMDGLTLLKEGDSATFIIPWDSLPEMQRPPFGKKGDKLKIIFAIKNVYSSAKQNEKDAKDIKEYLDKNKLKATKTPEGVYVAVTQEGAGEQPKTGDTVSVHYTGKLLSGKTFDSSLDSTLRPGMPLEPIKFPVGQGFVIKGWDAGIATLKKGSKATLLIPSGLAYGLMGAPPNIPANSILVFTVELVDVKAGKPAPAAPVTPPPAPAELKSGDAKKK, encoded by the coding sequence ATGAAAACAAACAAACAATTACTCATTGCAGCATCTGCATTGGGCTTATTCCTGGCCAGCTGTGGCGGCGGTACAGGCGATAAGAAGACGCCTCTTGGAGTAGACTACACGGTACACAAGGCCGGTAATGGCGCGCAGCTGAAATTGGGCGATACTGTACTGATGAACATTACACAGAAGATCAATGACTCCCTGCTGACCGAGTCGCTGAAGTTGGCTGGTGCCCCTGTACCTGTGGTGATTGCCAAAGGCCAGCAGAAATATGACCTGATGGATGGTCTGACACTGCTGAAAGAGGGCGATAGCGCTACCTTCATCATTCCTTGGGATTCCTTACCGGAGATGCAACGTCCTCCTTTTGGTAAAAAAGGCGATAAGCTGAAGATCATCTTCGCTATAAAGAATGTATACAGCTCTGCGAAGCAGAACGAGAAAGATGCAAAAGACATCAAAGAATACCTGGACAAAAACAAACTGAAAGCTACCAAAACACCTGAGGGTGTATATGTAGCGGTAACACAGGAAGGTGCCGGCGAGCAACCTAAAACGGGTGATACCGTATCTGTACACTACACCGGTAAACTGCTGAGCGGTAAAACTTTTGATTCCAGTTTGGATTCTACCCTGAGACCGGGTATGCCTTTAGAGCCTATCAAATTCCCTGTTGGACAAGGATTTGTGATCAAGGGTTGGGATGCTGGTATTGCTACCCTCAAAAAAGGCAGCAAAGCGACCCTGCTTATTCCTTCTGGTCTGGCTTACGGTCTGATGGGTGCACCCCCGAACATTCCTGCTAACTCTATCCTGGTATTTACCGTAGAGCTGGTAGATGTTAAAGCTGGCAAACCAGCACCTGCTGCACCGGTAACTCCTCCTCCGGCACCTGCTGAGTTGAAGTCCGGCGATGCCAAGAAAAAATAA
- a CDS encoding DHH family phosphoesterase, producing the protein MKPIEEIKPLLEDPKKIVVTMHQKPDADAMGSSLALYHYLQQKGHEVTVISPTNFPDFLKWMPGAAQVVDFESMQEKALKSLEGVELLFCLDFNALYRTKNLAPYLEQVDGVKILIDHHLEPQPTFDYGVSDTTASSTAQLVYETLYRLGEERYITVDMASCIYAGTMTDTGSFRFASTTARVHRMVADLMDRGLKHEEVHQAIYDNFLENRLRFLGHALLNRMEVFYEYNTAMIAIPYSDLKRFDLQTGDTEGVVNFLLSIQGIKLAALIIDRNVEVKLSFRSKGNFDVNTFARKYFDGGGHFNASGGRSTDPLDVTVDRFVKAIEENETLLQ; encoded by the coding sequence ATGAAGCCAATAGAAGAAATTAAGCCTTTGCTGGAGGACCCCAAGAAGATAGTGGTAACCATGCATCAGAAGCCAGATGCGGATGCGATGGGTTCTTCGCTAGCGTTATATCACTATCTGCAGCAGAAAGGCCACGAGGTAACTGTCATTTCGCCTACTAATTTCCCCGATTTTTTAAAGTGGATGCCTGGGGCTGCCCAGGTGGTAGACTTTGAGTCTATGCAGGAGAAGGCGTTAAAATCACTGGAAGGGGTGGAATTGTTATTTTGCCTTGATTTCAATGCATTGTATCGTACTAAGAACCTGGCGCCTTACCTGGAGCAGGTGGATGGGGTGAAGATACTGATCGACCATCACCTGGAGCCGCAGCCTACTTTCGACTACGGGGTGAGTGACACGACGGCCAGTTCTACGGCACAGCTGGTGTATGAGACATTATACCGTCTTGGTGAGGAGCGTTATATTACGGTGGATATGGCTTCCTGTATCTATGCTGGTACGATGACGGACACGGGATCTTTCCGTTTTGCCTCTACGACGGCGCGGGTACACCGCATGGTAGCTGACCTGATGGATCGTGGTTTAAAACATGAAGAAGTACACCAGGCGATATACGATAACTTCCTGGAAAACCGTTTACGGTTCCTGGGTCATGCGCTGCTGAACCGGATGGAGGTGTTCTATGAATATAATACGGCTATGATCGCCATCCCCTATAGCGACCTGAAGCGGTTTGATCTGCAGACGGGCGATACGGAAGGGGTGGTTAACTTCCTGTTGTCCATACAGGGTATCAAATTGGCGGCGCTGATCATAGACAGGAATGTAGAAGTGAAATTATCGTTCCGGTCCAAAGGTAATTTCGACGTGAATACATTTGCCCGTAAGTATTTTGACGGCGGTGGTCATTTCAATGCCTCGGGAGGTCGTAGTACCGATCCGCTGGATGTGACGGTAGACCGGTTTGTCAAAGCCATTGAAGAAAACGAAACATTATTACAATAA
- a CDS encoding nucleoside-diphosphate kinase — protein sequence MSNRTFTMIKPDAVSNGHIGGILDKICAAGFRIVAMKMTRLSAEKAGEFYAVHKERPFYGELVEFMSSGHIVAAILEKDNAVEDFRKLIGATNPANAEEGTIRKQYAESVGRNAVHGSDSDENAAIEGNFFFSGLEKF from the coding sequence ATGAGTAACAGAACATTTACCATGATCAAACCGGACGCAGTGTCCAATGGTCATATCGGCGGTATCCTGGATAAGATTTGCGCAGCAGGCTTTCGTATTGTAGCCATGAAAATGACCCGTCTCTCTGCTGAAAAAGCCGGCGAATTCTACGCTGTACACAAAGAAAGACCCTTCTACGGCGAACTCGTTGAGTTCATGAGCAGCGGCCACATCGTAGCAGCGATCCTCGAAAAAGACAACGCTGTAGAAGACTTCCGCAAACTGATCGGCGCTACCAACCCTGCGAACGCGGAAGAAGGTACTATCCGCAAACAGTACGCTGAATCCGTAGGCCGTAACGCCGTTCACGGTTCTGACTCCGATGAGAACGCTGCTATAGAAGGTAACTTCTTCTTCAGCGGCCTCGAAAAATTCTAA